The following proteins come from a genomic window of Azoarcus sp. PA01:
- a CDS encoding ABC transporter ATP-binding protein: protein MNELASAVPWLGRRNPQAARWLIVIVALAAPLVAVLFGRTWVRVLDFALLYVMLALGLNLVVGFAGLLDLGYIAFYAVGAYTAAFLASPHFGVHLPFWIVLPVAAGCAALAGIMLGFPVLRLRGDYLAIVTLGFGEIVRIFLNNLNYPVNITNGPQGINALDPLVLFGWDLSRNIPVTENLSINSLFLYYYFFLACVAGSIVFIQRLQVSRVGRAWAAMRDDELAAKAIGINTRNLKLLAFSLGATFGGVAGGLFGAFQGFVSPESFSLMESIAVLTMVVFGGMGNVAGAIVGALILSALPEILRHLALPVQQALFGTVLLDPEVLRMLLLSLAMILMMLLKPAGLIPAHARYSHVEHLKRHGVAR, encoded by the coding sequence ATGAACGAGCTCGCTTCGGCCGTCCCCTGGCTCGGGCGCCGCAACCCGCAGGCCGCGCGCTGGCTGATCGTCATCGTCGCGCTCGCCGCGCCGCTCGTCGCGGTCCTGTTCGGCCGCACCTGGGTGCGCGTGCTCGACTTCGCGCTCCTGTACGTGATGCTCGCGCTCGGGCTGAACCTCGTCGTCGGCTTCGCCGGCCTGCTCGACCTGGGCTACATCGCGTTCTATGCGGTCGGCGCCTACACTGCCGCGTTTCTCGCGTCGCCGCATTTCGGCGTGCATCTGCCGTTCTGGATCGTGCTGCCGGTCGCGGCCGGCTGCGCCGCGCTGGCCGGGATCATGCTCGGCTTTCCGGTGCTGCGGCTGCGCGGCGACTACCTCGCGATCGTCACGCTCGGCTTCGGCGAGATCGTGCGCATCTTCCTCAACAACCTGAACTATCCGGTCAATATCACGAACGGGCCGCAGGGGATCAACGCGCTCGACCCGCTCGTGCTGTTCGGCTGGGACCTGTCGCGCAACATCCCGGTCACCGAAAACCTGTCGATCAACTCGCTGTTCCTGTACTACTACTTCTTCCTCGCGTGCGTCGCGGGTTCGATCGTGTTCATCCAGCGCCTGCAGGTGTCGCGCGTCGGGCGCGCGTGGGCGGCGATGCGCGACGACGAGCTCGCCGCCAAGGCGATCGGCATCAACACGCGCAACTTGAAGCTCCTCGCGTTCTCGCTCGGCGCGACGTTCGGCGGCGTCGCGGGGGGCCTCTTCGGTGCATTCCAGGGCTTCGTGTCGCCGGAATCGTTCTCGCTGATGGAGTCGATCGCGGTGCTGACGATGGTCGTGTTCGGCGGCATGGGCAACGTCGCCGGCGCGATCGTCGGCGCGTTGATCCTGTCGGCGCTGCCCGAGATCCTGCGCCACCTCGCGCTGCCGGTGCAGCAGGCGCTGTTCGGCACGGTGCTGCTCGACCCCGAGGTGCTGCGCATGCTGCTCTTGTCGCTCGCGATGATCCTGATGATGCTGTTGAAGCCCGCCGGCCTGATCCCGGCGCACGCGCGCTACTCGCACGTCGAGCACCTGAAACGCCACGGAGTGGCGCGGTGA
- a CDS encoding ABC transporter ATP-binding protein: protein MIALLEARHIDKRFGGLKALSDVSLTIGKGEIYGLIGPNGAGKTTLFNVLSGAYASDGGEFVFNGAVLPSAKPHLVVAQGIARTFQNIRLFRELTALENVMAGHHIRTKASVFGILVQNRHTVEEERLTTERAYELLKYVGIERFATAVAKNLSYGDQRRLEIARALATEPQLLALDEPAAGMNATETAQLKLLIEQIRRDGITVLLIEHDVKLVMGLCDRVAVLDFGCKIAEGIPSVVQTDEAVISAYLGGGCRHEP, encoded by the coding sequence GTGATCGCGCTGCTTGAAGCCCGCCACATCGACAAGCGCTTCGGCGGCCTGAAAGCGCTGTCGGACGTGTCGCTGACGATCGGCAAAGGCGAGATCTACGGCCTGATCGGTCCGAACGGCGCCGGCAAGACGACGCTCTTCAACGTGCTGAGCGGCGCCTACGCGTCGGACGGCGGCGAGTTCGTGTTCAATGGCGCAGTGCTGCCGTCGGCCAAGCCGCATCTGGTCGTCGCGCAGGGCATCGCGCGCACGTTCCAGAACATCCGCCTCTTTCGCGAGCTGACCGCGCTCGAGAACGTCATGGCCGGCCACCACATCCGCACGAAAGCGAGCGTCTTCGGCATCCTCGTGCAGAACCGCCACACCGTCGAGGAAGAGCGCCTGACGACCGAACGCGCGTACGAGCTGCTCAAGTACGTCGGCATCGAGCGCTTCGCGACCGCGGTCGCGAAGAACCTGTCGTACGGCGACCAGCGCCGGCTCGAGATCGCGCGCGCGCTCGCGACCGAGCCCCAGCTGCTCGCGCTCGACGAGCCTGCGGCCGGCATGAACGCGACCGAGACTGCGCAGCTGAAGCTGCTGATCGAGCAGATCCGCCGCGACGGCATCACCGTGCTCCTGATCGAGCACGACGTGAAGCTCGTCATGGGGCTGTGCGACCGCGTCGCGGTGCTCGACTTCGGTTGCAAGATCGCCGAAGGCATTCCGTCGGTCGTGCAGACGGACGAAGCGGTCATCAGCGCGTACCTCGGCGGGGGCTGCCGGCATGAACCCTAG
- a CDS encoding YifB family Mg chelatase-like AAA ATPase — translation MSLALVRTRALVGLAAPEVTVEVHLANGLPAFNLVGLADTEVREARDRVRAAIVTSQFEFPQRRITVNLAPADLPKEGGRFDLPIALGILAASGQIDAGALSRHEFVGELSLNGALRPVRGALAVALETARERRALVLPVANADEAALAEGASVLAAASLLAVCGHLNGHAALLPHAPPRRGCAGSPDADLAEVKGQLQARRALEVAAAGQHSLLLFGPPGTGKSMLARRLPGLLPPMEQAEAIESAAIQSIEGSFDVRHWGRRPYRAPHHSASAPALVGGGADPRPGEISLAHHGVLFLDELPEFDRRVLEALREPLETGLVTVSRARRRAEFPARFQLVAAMNPCPCGHAGSARCRCSADQIARYRGKLSGPLLDRIDVIIEVPLLDHAEMLAQPAGESSAAVRAHVERAWARQRERQNEPNSRLAAGRVDALCAPDGEGRKLLAHAIERLNLSARGYHRILKVARTIADLADADAVSPAHMAEAIQYRRGLDARC, via the coding sequence ATGTCGCTGGCTCTCGTACGTACCCGCGCGCTGGTCGGCCTCGCCGCACCGGAAGTGACGGTCGAAGTCCACCTCGCCAACGGCCTGCCCGCTTTCAACCTCGTCGGGCTCGCCGACACCGAAGTGCGCGAGGCGCGCGATCGCGTGCGGGCCGCGATCGTCACGTCGCAGTTCGAGTTTCCGCAGCGCCGCATCACCGTCAACCTCGCTCCGGCCGACCTGCCGAAAGAGGGCGGGCGCTTCGACCTGCCGATCGCGCTGGGCATCCTCGCGGCATCGGGCCAGATCGACGCGGGCGCGCTGTCGCGGCACGAGTTCGTCGGCGAGCTGTCGCTGAACGGCGCGCTGCGGCCGGTACGCGGCGCGCTCGCGGTCGCGCTCGAGACCGCCCGCGAACGGCGCGCGCTGGTGCTGCCGGTCGCCAATGCGGACGAAGCGGCGCTCGCGGAAGGGGCGAGCGTGCTGGCCGCGGCGAGCCTGCTCGCGGTGTGCGGGCACCTGAACGGGCACGCCGCGCTGCTGCCTCACGCGCCTCCGCGACGTGGCTGCGCCGGATCGCCCGACGCCGATCTCGCCGAAGTCAAGGGACAGCTTCAGGCGCGCCGCGCGCTCGAAGTCGCCGCGGCCGGACAGCATTCGCTGCTGCTGTTCGGGCCGCCGGGGACCGGCAAGTCGATGCTCGCGCGGCGCCTGCCCGGGCTGTTGCCGCCGATGGAACAGGCCGAAGCGATCGAGAGCGCGGCGATCCAGTCGATCGAAGGCTCGTTTGACGTGCGGCACTGGGGGCGCCGGCCGTATCGCGCGCCGCATCACTCGGCGTCCGCGCCAGCGCTCGTCGGCGGCGGCGCCGACCCGCGGCCCGGCGAGATCAGCTTGGCGCACCACGGCGTGCTGTTCCTCGACGAACTGCCCGAATTCGACCGGCGCGTGCTCGAGGCGCTGCGCGAGCCGCTCGAAACCGGCCTCGTGACCGTGTCGCGCGCGCGGCGCCGCGCGGAATTCCCCGCCCGCTTCCAGCTCGTCGCGGCGATGAACCCCTGTCCCTGCGGCCATGCCGGCAGCGCCCGCTGCCGCTGCTCGGCGGACCAGATCGCCCGCTATCGCGGCAAGCTGTCGGGTCCGCTGCTCGATCGCATCGACGTCATCATCGAAGTGCCGCTGCTCGATCACGCCGAGATGCTCGCGCAACCGGCCGGCGAATCGAGCGCAGCGGTGCGCGCCCACGTCGAGCGCGCGTGGGCGCGCCAGCGCGAGCGCCAGAATGAGCCGAACAGCCGGCTCGCGGCGGGCCGTGTCGACGCGTTGTGCGCGCCCGACGGCGAAGGCCGCAAGCTCCTCGCCCACGCGATCGAGCGGCTGAACCTGTCGGCGCGGGGGTATCATCGCATCCTGAAAGTCGCCCGCACGATCGCCGATCTGGCCGATGCCGACGCCGTCAGTCCGGCGCATATGGCCGAAGCGATCCAGTATCGACGCGGGCTGGACGCGCGCTGTTAA
- a CDS encoding branched-chain amino acid ABC transporter substrate-binding protein, with translation MKRSVVALAVLGLGLSLAHAQETVVRLGSVAPLTGTISHLGKDNENGARLAIEDANAKGVTIDGKKVRFELLGEDDQADPRTGTTVAQRLVDADVKGVIGHLNSGTTIPASRIYNQAGVPMVSPSATNPTLTRQGYPGVFRTIANDVQQGGMLGKFIVGSLGAKTVAIIDDRTAYGQGLADETDKAVKAAGGKVVAREFTTDKATDFNAILTKIRGIKPDAIFFGGMDAQAGPMLRQLKQLGIDAKFVTGDGGCSPEMIKLAGDAISATAYCSMPGLAIDKMPGGPEFRTRYKARFNTDVQIYSPYAYDAATAIIRAMQAADSAEPSKYLPALKKSNFQGIIGTVAFDDKGDIKEGAVTMYQYRNGAWSPL, from the coding sequence ATGAAGAGAAGCGTTGTTGCACTCGCGGTCCTGGGGCTCGGCCTGTCGCTGGCCCATGCGCAGGAAACCGTCGTCAGGCTCGGCAGCGTCGCCCCGCTGACCGGCACGATCTCCCACCTCGGCAAGGACAACGAGAACGGCGCGAGGCTCGCGATCGAGGACGCGAACGCGAAAGGCGTGACGATCGACGGCAAGAAAGTCCGGTTCGAACTGCTCGGCGAGGACGACCAGGCCGACCCGCGCACCGGCACGACCGTCGCGCAGCGCCTCGTCGATGCCGACGTCAAAGGCGTCATCGGCCACCTGAATTCGGGCACGACGATTCCCGCGTCGCGGATCTACAACCAGGCCGGCGTGCCGATGGTGTCGCCGTCGGCGACGAACCCGACGCTGACCCGCCAGGGCTACCCGGGGGTGTTCCGCACGATCGCCAACGACGTGCAGCAGGGCGGCATGCTCGGCAAATTCATCGTCGGCTCGCTCGGCGCGAAGACCGTCGCGATCATCGACGACCGCACCGCGTACGGCCAGGGTCTCGCCGACGAAACCGACAAGGCGGTCAAGGCCGCCGGCGGCAAAGTCGTCGCACGCGAATTCACGACCGACAAGGCGACCGACTTCAATGCGATCCTGACCAAGATCCGCGGCATCAAGCCGGACGCGATCTTTTTCGGCGGCATGGACGCGCAGGCCGGCCCGATGCTGCGCCAGCTGAAGCAGCTCGGCATCGACGCGAAATTCGTCACCGGCGACGGCGGCTGCAGCCCGGAGATGATCAAGCTCGCCGGCGACGCGATCAGCGCCACCGCGTACTGCTCGATGCCGGGCCTCGCGATCGACAAGATGCCGGGCGGCCCCGAGTTCCGCACCCGCTACAAGGCGCGCTTCAACACCGACGTGCAGATCTATTCGCCGTACGCGTACGACGCCGCGACGGCGATCATCCGGGCGATGCAGGCGGCCGATTCGGCCGAGCCGTCGAAGTACCTGCCGGCGCTGAAGAAGTCGAACTTCCAGGGCATCATCGGCACGGTCGCGTTCGACGACAAGGGCGACATCAAGGAAGGCGCGGTGACGATGTACCAGTATAGGAACGGCGCGTGGTCCCCGCTGTGA
- a CDS encoding multidrug effflux MFS transporter, with translation MPASSPWLAAILAALAAIGPFSIDTYLPAFPAIAASLGATPVEVQQTLTAYMATFAFMVLWHGALADRFGRRRVILGSLALFVLASLVCALAPSIEWLWAGRVLQGLSGGAGMVVGRAVIRDLYDGVQAQRLMARVTMIFAIAPAIAPIIGWLLLALAGWRAVFVFLALFAGGLTYLTWRYLPETLPAAARHPLHPVSLGRAYAKVLGSGAFLLVAGAVAFNFNGFFLYVLSAPAFLIGHLGLGPQQFGWMFVPTVLGMVCGSALSGRMAGRWQHRRTITTGFAIMGGAAVLNVLIGALVTPGLPWSVLPIALYTIGMALATPSLTLIALDRFPARRGLASSCQSFLQVSVNAVTAGVFAPLLWGSRLTLAAGMVGFLSLGLLCFLSWQRRLEA, from the coding sequence ATGCCTGCTTCCTCGCCCTGGCTCGCGGCGATTCTCGCCGCGCTCGCCGCGATCGGGCCATTTTCGATCGACACTTACCTGCCGGCCTTTCCGGCGATCGCCGCCTCGCTCGGCGCGACGCCGGTCGAAGTGCAGCAGACGCTGACCGCGTACATGGCGACTTTCGCGTTCATGGTGCTGTGGCACGGCGCGCTGGCCGACCGATTCGGCCGGCGCCGCGTGATCCTTGGGTCGCTGGCGCTGTTCGTGCTGGCGTCGCTCGTGTGCGCGCTGGCGCCGTCGATCGAATGGTTGTGGGCCGGGCGCGTGCTGCAGGGGCTGTCCGGCGGCGCCGGAATGGTCGTCGGGCGCGCGGTGATCCGCGACCTCTACGACGGCGTGCAGGCGCAGCGGCTGATGGCGCGCGTCACGATGATTTTCGCGATCGCGCCGGCGATCGCGCCGATCATCGGCTGGCTGCTGCTGGCGCTCGCCGGCTGGCGCGCGGTGTTCGTGTTTCTCGCGCTCTTCGCCGGCGGGCTGACTTACCTGACGTGGCGCTACCTGCCCGAGACGCTGCCCGCCGCGGCGCGCCATCCGCTGCATCCGGTCAGCCTCGGCCGCGCCTACGCGAAAGTGCTCGGCAGCGGCGCGTTCCTGCTCGTCGCCGGAGCGGTCGCGTTCAACTTCAACGGCTTCTTCCTGTACGTGCTGTCCGCGCCGGCGTTCCTGATCGGGCATCTCGGCCTCGGCCCGCAGCAGTTCGGCTGGATGTTCGTGCCGACGGTGCTCGGCATGGTGTGCGGCTCGGCGCTGTCCGGGCGCATGGCCGGGCGTTGGCAGCACCGGCGCACGATCACGACCGGTTTCGCGATCATGGGCGGGGCGGCGGTGCTCAACGTGCTGATCGGCGCGCTGGTGACGCCCGGCCTGCCGTGGTCGGTGCTGCCGATCGCCCTCTATACGATCGGCATGGCGCTGGCGACGCCGAGCCTGACGCTGATCGCGCTCGACCGTTTCCCGGCGCGGCGCGGCCTCGCGTCGAGCTGCCAGAGCTTCCTGCAGGTCAGCGTCAATGCGGTGACTGCGGGCGTGTTCGCGCCGCTGCTGTGGGGCTCGCGGCTGACGCTCGCCGCCGGCATGGTAGGCTTCCTGTCGCTCGGCCTGTTGTGCTTCCTGTCCTGGCAGCGCCGCCTGGAAGCCTGA
- a CDS encoding outer membrane protein assembly factor BamE: MASRILALLALLILSGCAAFTPPRPLTTEAEALAVHGEPTRRWDNGDGTTTLEYSTQPYGHRALMVTVDASGVVIDQYDALSDENLARVKPGMTQDEVSRLLGTHRSVQVFKLSGEEVWDWNVYNDGPGVATLFNVHFIDGKVVRTSRTYVYPRDGMVSGYWYPYSYRYPYGYPFSYRSPYWGWGFGWHGYPWHPW; the protein is encoded by the coding sequence ATGGCATCCCGCATCCTCGCGCTGCTCGCGCTGCTGATCCTCTCCGGCTGCGCGGCTTTCACCCCGCCGCGCCCGCTGACGACCGAAGCCGAGGCGCTCGCCGTGCACGGCGAACCGACGCGGCGCTGGGACAACGGCGACGGCACGACGACCCTGGAATACTCGACGCAGCCGTACGGCCATCGCGCGCTGATGGTGACCGTCGACGCGAGCGGCGTCGTGATCGACCAGTACGACGCGCTCTCCGACGAAAATCTCGCGCGCGTCAAGCCGGGCATGACGCAGGACGAAGTCTCGCGCCTGCTCGGCACGCACCGCTCGGTGCAAGTGTTCAAGCTCAGCGGCGAAGAGGTGTGGGACTGGAACGTCTACAACGACGGCCCGGGCGTCGCGACGCTGTTCAACGTGCATTTCATCGACGGCAAAGTCGTGCGCACCAGCCGCACTTACGTCTATCCCCGCGACGGCATGGTGTCCGGCTATTGGTACCCGTATTCCTATCGCTACCCGTACGGCTATCCGTTCTCGTACCGATCGCCGTACTGGGGCTGGGGCTTCGGCTGGCACGGCTACCCGTGGCACCCGTGGTGA
- a CDS encoding ABC transporter ATP-binding protein produces the protein MNPSPASPLLRLDGVQIAYGGIHAVKGIDLALQRGERVSLIGANGAGKTTTLNAIAGLLPLARGEIRYDGDSIGQLPAHKRLRRGIALVPEGRGIFTRLTVEENLRMGAYARRDAAGIEADLDRVYAMLPRIKERLAQVAGTLSGGEQQMLAIGRALLSRPKLLLLDEPSMGLAPLVVEKIFEVLRSVGDEGVTILLVEQNANLALEFSQRAYVMESGRLTLSGSGAELLTDPKVRTAYLGEIDPVGERG, from the coding sequence ATGAACCCTAGTCCGGCATCGCCGCTGCTGCGGCTCGACGGCGTGCAGATCGCGTACGGCGGCATCCACGCCGTGAAGGGCATCGACCTCGCGCTGCAGCGCGGCGAGCGCGTCAGCCTGATCGGCGCGAACGGCGCAGGAAAAACGACGACGCTGAACGCGATCGCCGGCCTCCTGCCGCTCGCCCGCGGCGAAATCCGTTACGACGGCGACAGCATCGGGCAACTGCCGGCGCACAAGCGGCTGCGCCGCGGCATCGCGCTGGTGCCCGAAGGGCGCGGCATCTTCACGCGCCTCACGGTCGAGGAGAACCTGCGCATGGGCGCGTATGCGCGCCGCGACGCCGCCGGCATCGAAGCCGACCTGGACCGCGTGTACGCGATGCTGCCGCGCATCAAGGAGCGCCTCGCCCAGGTCGCCGGCACGCTGTCCGGCGGCGAGCAGCAGATGCTCGCGATCGGGCGCGCGCTGCTGTCGCGCCCCAAATTGCTGCTCCTCGACGAGCCGTCGATGGGGCTTGCGCCGCTGGTCGTCGAGAAGATCTTCGAAGTCCTCCGCTCGGTCGGCGACGAAGGCGTGACGATCCTGCTCGTCGAGCAGAACGCGAACCTCGCGCTGGAATTCTCGCAGCGCGCGTACGTCATGGAATCGGGCCGCCTCACGCTGTCCGGCAGCGGCGCGGAGCTGCTGACGGACCCGAAAGTGCGCACCGCCTATCTTGGCGAGATCGACCCCGTCGGCGAACGCGGCTGA
- a CDS encoding branched-chain amino acid ABC transporter permease, whose amino-acid sequence MEIFLQQLVNGLVVGSVYALVALGYTMVYGILGLINFAHGDLVMVGAMVALQTMLFLMGAAPGMSPLTMLTLSLAVAIPVCMLLGYTMERLAYRRLRNAPRLAPLITAIGMSFLLQTIAMILWGRNYHTFPQLVSTAPLQPVAGVFVTPIQVTIVVGSALIMAALIVLVTKTKLGRAMRATAENHRVAALMGVDTNLIIALTFVIGAALAAVAGVMYASNYGIAHYGMGFMPGLKAFTAAVLGGIGNLGGAMLGGIVLGLVESFGAGYIEHLTFGFLNSSYQDIFAFIILGLVLIFRPTGLLGERVSDRA is encoded by the coding sequence ATGGAAATCTTCCTGCAGCAACTGGTCAACGGCCTGGTCGTCGGCAGTGTCTATGCGCTCGTCGCGCTCGGCTACACGATGGTCTATGGCATCCTCGGGCTGATCAACTTCGCCCACGGCGACCTCGTCATGGTCGGCGCGATGGTCGCGTTGCAGACGATGCTGTTCCTGATGGGTGCCGCGCCCGGGATGTCGCCGCTCACGATGCTGACGCTGTCGCTCGCCGTCGCGATTCCGGTGTGCATGCTCCTCGGCTACACGATGGAGCGCCTCGCGTACCGGCGGCTGCGCAACGCGCCGCGGCTGGCGCCGTTGATCACCGCGATCGGCATGTCGTTCCTGCTGCAGACGATCGCGATGATCCTGTGGGGACGCAACTACCACACGTTCCCGCAGCTCGTTTCGACCGCGCCGCTGCAGCCGGTCGCGGGGGTGTTCGTCACGCCGATCCAGGTGACGATCGTCGTCGGCTCGGCGCTCATCATGGCCGCGCTGATCGTGCTCGTGACGAAGACCAAGCTCGGCCGGGCGATGCGCGCGACGGCCGAGAACCACCGCGTCGCGGCGCTGATGGGCGTCGACACGAACCTCATCATCGCGCTGACGTTCGTCATCGGCGCTGCGCTCGCCGCGGTCGCAGGCGTGATGTACGCGAGCAACTACGGCATCGCGCACTACGGCATGGGTTTCATGCCGGGGCTGAAAGCCTTCACCGCCGCGGTGCTCGGCGGCATCGGCAACCTCGGCGGCGCGATGCTCGGCGGCATCGTGCTCGGCCTCGTCGAATCCTTCGGCGCCGGCTACATCGAGCACCTGACGTTCGGCTTCCTGAATTCGTCCTACCAGGACATCTTCGCGTTCATCATCCTCGGCCTCGTGCTGATCTTCCGGCCCACCGGCCTGCTCGGTGAACGCGTGTCCGACCGGGCCTGA
- a CDS encoding branched-chain amino acid ABC transporter substrate-binding protein has translation MKKTLLALALVGFGWSALAQTSVKIGHAGPLTGPISHIGKDGENGARLAIDDANAKGITIGDRKVQFELVGEDDQADPRVATTVAQRLADTGVKGVVGHVTSGASIPASRIYEQAGIPMITPSSTNPKLTLQGYDVTFRVIANDLQQGAAMARHAAQSLQVGKVAIIDDRTAYGQGLADAFADSLKQHGVQVVGREFTTDKATDFTAILTKIKGRQPDAVFFGGMDAQAAPMLRQMRQLGIGARFLGGDGVCTSEMIKLAGEAMSADTYCTQAGIPMAKMPGGAQFNARFKERFNTDVQLYAPYSYDATMALIEAMKTAGSAEPQKYLPALRKLNMQGITGTIAFDKNGDIRDGGVTMYRFSDGKWEALN, from the coding sequence ATGAAAAAGACATTGCTCGCACTCGCACTGGTCGGCTTCGGTTGGTCGGCCCTTGCCCAGACGTCAGTGAAGATCGGCCACGCCGGGCCACTGACCGGTCCGATTTCCCACATCGGCAAGGACGGCGAAAACGGCGCGCGCCTGGCGATCGACGACGCCAATGCGAAGGGCATCACGATCGGCGACCGGAAAGTGCAGTTCGAACTCGTCGGCGAGGACGACCAGGCCGACCCGCGCGTTGCGACGACAGTCGCGCAGCGCCTCGCCGACACCGGCGTCAAGGGCGTCGTCGGCCACGTCACGTCGGGGGCGTCGATTCCGGCGTCGCGCATCTACGAACAGGCCGGCATACCGATGATCACGCCGTCATCGACGAACCCGAAGCTCACGCTGCAGGGATACGACGTCACGTTCCGCGTCATCGCGAACGACCTGCAGCAGGGCGCGGCGATGGCCCGGCATGCGGCGCAGAGCCTGCAGGTCGGCAAGGTCGCGATCATCGACGACCGCACCGCGTACGGGCAGGGGCTCGCCGACGCGTTCGCCGACAGCCTGAAGCAGCACGGCGTGCAGGTCGTCGGGCGCGAATTCACGACCGACAAGGCGACCGACTTCACCGCGATCCTGACGAAAATCAAGGGCAGGCAACCGGACGCGGTGTTCTTCGGCGGCATGGATGCGCAGGCCGCGCCGATGCTGCGCCAGATGAGGCAGCTCGGCATCGGCGCGCGCTTTCTCGGCGGCGACGGGGTGTGCACCAGCGAAATGATCAAGCTCGCCGGCGAGGCGATGAGCGCCGACACGTACTGCACGCAGGCCGGCATCCCGATGGCGAAAATGCCCGGCGGCGCGCAGTTCAACGCGCGCTTCAAGGAGCGCTTCAACACCGACGTGCAGCTGTATGCCCCCTACAGCTACGACGCGACGATGGCGCTGATCGAGGCGATGAAGACGGCCGGCTCGGCCGAGCCGCAGAAATACCTGCCCGCGCTGCGCAAGCTGAACATGCAGGGCATCACCGGCACGATCGCGTTCGACAAGAACGGCGACATCCGCGACGGCGGGGTCACGATGTACCGCTTCAGCGACGGCAAGTGGGAAGCGCTGAACTGA
- a CDS encoding outer membrane protein assembly factor BamE — protein MKRFLLLLCSVLAAIGLSACDYFNLQELKPGVSTAMDVRDRFGPPGMEWKNDDGSVTWEYSRQPEGTKCYMITIGPDNVLRSVDQVLNETGFARIQRGMTGDEVRRVLGKPASRQYFELSKETVWNWRIEPPPPSSDATFFTVHFNSDGRVAKTSRNTEYRGG, from the coding sequence ATGAAGCGCTTTTTACTGCTCCTGTGCAGCGTGCTCGCGGCCATCGGCCTGTCCGCGTGCGACTATTTCAACCTGCAGGAACTCAAGCCCGGCGTCTCCACGGCGATGGACGTGCGCGACCGCTTCGGCCCGCCCGGCATGGAGTGGAAGAACGACGACGGCTCGGTGACGTGGGAGTACTCGCGCCAGCCCGAGGGCACGAAGTGCTACATGATCACGATCGGCCCCGACAATGTGCTGCGCAGCGTCGATCAGGTGTTGAACGAAACGGGCTTCGCGCGCATCCAACGTGGCATGACCGGCGACGAAGTGCGCCGCGTGCTGGGCAAGCCGGCGTCGCGCCAGTACTTCGAGCTGAGCAAGGAGACCGTGTGGAACTGGCGCATCGAACCGCCGCCGCCTTCGAGCGATGCGACGTTCTTCACGGTGCATTTCAACAGCGACGGGCGCGTCGCGAAGACGAGCCGGAACACCGAATATCGAGGAGGCTGA